A genomic window from Lotus japonicus ecotype B-129 chromosome 1, LjGifu_v1.2 includes:
- the LOC130748172 gene encoding nascent polypeptide-associated complex subunit alpha-like protein 2: MAPGPVVDASSEAEALEQVLSAEETTLKKKPQPQEDDAPIVEDVKDDDKDEADDDEDEDDDDEDDDKEDGALGGSEGSKQSRSEKKSRKAMLKLGLKPVTGVSRVTIKRTKNILFFISKPDVFKSPNSETYVIFGEAKIEDLSSQLQTQAAQQFRMPDMGSVMAKQDQGTAADGGQPEEEEEVDETGVEPHDIDLVMTQAGVSRGKAVKALKTHNGDIVGAIMELTT; the protein is encoded by the exons ATGGCACCAGGTCCCGTTGTTGACGCATCCTCCGAGGCCGAAGCCCTCGAACAAGTTCTCTCCGCCGAAGAAACAACCTTAAAGAAGAAGCCTCAGCCGCAG GAAGATGATGCTCCCATTGTTGAGGACGTGAAGGATGATGACAAAGATGAAGCTGATGacgatgaagatgaggatgacgatgatgaggatgatgacaAGGAAGATGGTGCTCTAG GTGGTTCTGAGGGTTCAAAGCAAAGCAGAAGTGAGAAGAAGAGTCGAAAAGCAATGTTGAAGCTTGGACTGAAACCTGTGACTGGCGTCAGTAGGGTCACAATCAAGAGAACAAAAAAT ATTCTTTTTTTCATCTCAAAACCTGATGTCTTCAAGAGTCCAAATTCCGAGACCTACGTCATATTCGGGGAGGCGAAAATAGAGGACCTGAGCTCTCAGCTGCAGACACAAGCTGCTCAGCAGTTCAGGATGCCAGATATGGGATCTGTGATGGCAAAACAAGATCAAGGTACTGCAGCTGATGGAGGGCAGcctgaggaagaagaggaggttGATGAAACTGGTGTGGAGCCGCATGACATTGATTTGGTCATGACACAAGCAGGAGTGTCCAGGGGCAAGGCCGTGAAGGCTCTCAAGACTCACAATGGGGACATTGTTGGTGCCATCATGGAACTCACTACTTAA
- the LOC130745332 gene encoding uncharacterized mitochondrial protein AtMg00310-like: MRWSNLYKPKHSGGLGFRDFKIFNEAILAKQVWRLMHREDSMLYRCLKARYFPKHSILEAPVGFRPSYAWRSICAARHVIMDGSRWRVGNGKSIKIWEDAWIPGQGSGMVLSPIKMFPSDAKVEDLIIDVEARSWDKSLVEGIFHHAEASKILRIL, from the coding sequence ATGAGGTGGTCAAACCTGTACAAACCCAAGCATAGTGGGGGATTGGGATTCAGGGATTTCAAGATATTCAATGAGGCTATTCTAGCAAAACAGGTCTGGAGATTAATGCATCGTGAAGACTCCATGTTGTATAGATGCTTGAAAGCTCGATATTTCCCTAAGCATTCTATCCTGGAGGCTCCAGTAGGCTTTAGGCCAAGTTATGCCTGGAGAAGCATATGTGCAGCTCGACATGTTATTATGGATGGCTCTAGGTGGAGGGTGGGTAATGGGAAGTCAATTAAAATCTGGGAAGATGCTTGGATCCCAGGTCAGGGTTCTGGTATGGTTCTGAGTCCAATCAAGATGTTCCCCTCTGATGCCAAAGTGGAAGACTTAATAATAGATGTTGAGGCTAGAAGTTGGGATAAAAGTTTGGTTGAAGGGATTTTCCATCACGCTGAGGCTAGTAAGATCTTGAGAATtctgtag
- the LOC130748192 gene encoding peroxidase 5-like has translation MKFNCAIIVLVIFLLNQNAYSELEVGYYSYSCGMAEFIVKDEVRRSVTKNPGIAAGLVRMHFHDCFIRGCDASVLLDSTPSNTAEKDSPANKPSLRGFEVIDSAKAKLEAVCKGVVSCADIIAFAARDSVELAGGVGYDVPAGRRDGRISLASDTRTDLPPPTFNVNQLTQLFAKKGLTQEEMVTLSGAHTIGRSHCAAFSSRLYNFSSTSRQDPSLDPSYVSLLKRQCPQGSTNQNLVVPMDPSSPGVADAGYYIDILANRGLFTSDQALLTNTHTASQVNQNARDPNLWANKFADAMVKMGQISVLTGNAGEIRESCRVVNS, from the exons atgaaatttaattgtGCAATCATAGTTTTGGTCATATTTTTGCTGAATCAAAATGCTTATTCTGAGCTGGAAGTTGGTTATTACAGCTACTCATGTGGCATGGCTGAGTTCATTGTAAAAGATGAGGTCAGAAGAAGTGTTACTAAGAATCCTGGAATTGCTGCTGGGCTTGTGAGAATGCATTTTCATGATTGCTTTATTAGA GGGTGTGATGCTTCAGTTCTTCTTGATTCCACTCCCTCAAACACTGCAGAGAAAGACTCTCCTGCCAACAAACCAAGTCTTAGAGGGTTTGAAGTCATTGATAGTGCCAAGGCTAAACTTGAAGCAGTGTGCAAAGGAGTTGTTTCATGTGCTGACATAATTGCATTTGCAGCAAGGGATAGTGTGGAATTA GCTGGAGGGGTTGGCTATGATGTCCCTGCAGGAAGAAGAGATGGGAGAATATCACTAGCTTCAGACACAAGAACAGACCTACCTCCTCCAACTTTCAATGTTAACCAACTCACTCAACTCTTTGCAAAGAAGGGTCTAACACAAGAAGAAATGGTCACCCTCTCTG GAGCACACACCATTGGCCGCTCTCATTGCGCAGCATTCAGTTCCAGATTATACAATTTCAGCAGCACTTCAAGGCAGGATCCAAGTTTGGATCCCTCATATGTATCACTGCTGAAGAGGCAATGTCCACAAGGCAGCACAAACCAGAACTTGGTGGTTCCAATGGACCCTTCTAGCCCTGGAGTTGCAGATGCAGGGTACTACATTGATATCTTGGCAAACAGAGGCCTTTTCACCTCTGACCAGGCCCTCTTGACAAACACTCACACAGCCAGTCAAGTGAATCAAAATGCTAGGGATCCAAATCTGTGGGCAAACAAATTTGCAGATGCAATGGTGAAGATGGGTCAAATTAGTGTCTTAACAGGTAATGCTGGAGAGATTAGAGAAAGTTGCAGGGTGGTTAATAGTTAG
- the LOC130745341 gene encoding uncharacterized protein LOC130745341, whose translation MHCLVRKILGRGRWRWIYAAPLWTRGLWLSLYDLQLDQDSTLESQSHLFMTCNWTRGLWLSSHLALRTGDFRDGLDAWVLSMKKVLPADEFDNFIMILWGIWKARNDSVFNKTKPDSQQVVRMALVVRHDWLEHQVARGSRIQEEACWNPPSQGYLKINVDAGWSGKEGTGYGLVARNAKGIFHVAASLYVDHPMDPLMVEALCFR comes from the coding sequence ATGCACTGCCTTGTCAGGAAAATCTTAGGAAGAGGAAGGTGGAGATGGATCTATGCTGCCCCCTTGTGGACCAGAGGTTTATGGCTATCTCTTTATGACTTGCAATTGGACCAAGATAGTACTCTCGAGTCACAATCCCATCTCTTTATGACTTGCAATTGGACCAGAGGTTTGTGGCTATCCTCCCATTTGGCTCTTAGGACAGGTGATTTCAGAGATGGGTTGGATGCTTGGGTTCTCAGTATGAAGAAGGTGTTACCAGCGGATGAATTTGATAACTTCATTATGATCCTTTGGGGGATATGGAAGGCAAGAAATGACTCTGTTTTTAACAAAACTAAACCTGATAGCCAGCAAGTCGTGCGAATGGCTTTGGTTGTTAGACATGACTGGCTGGAACATCAAGTGGCTAGAGGATCGAGAATTCAAGAAGAAGCTTGCTGGAATCCCCCTTCTCAGGGGTATTTGAAGATTAATGTGGATGCTGGGTGGTCAGGAAAGGAGGGCACAGGGTATGGATTGGTGGCAAGGAATGCAAAGGGTATTTTCCATGTAGCAGCTTCCCTATATGTTGACCATCCAATGGATCCCCTCATGGTAGAAGCTCTTTGTTTCAGATAG